In Carassius carassius chromosome 46, fCarCar2.1, whole genome shotgun sequence, the following proteins share a genomic window:
- the LOC132129544 gene encoding uncharacterized protein LOC132129544, translated as MKLRCWGQDLTNQTIWETNTTAASSTQSPSKGSITDPGAQPTSGTALVILLILDSLVLAPQLVNDTQVNLTTPPPGQSVSFKVGQKTNEYKKEDPTSGSSSAVFVSLLVTGLLLAFLIIATYYYKYHCQTNSKGMKPAEESYMAGEENQGNTLVSVAPLNQPEPQEKPSLNGESQEAVKAQTSPAATNGHSTTKTADTEL; from the exons ATGAAGCTAC GTTGTTGGGGACAGGACCTGACAAATCAGACCATTTGGGAAACTAATACAACAGCAGCTTCATCAACACAATCTCCATCAAAAGGTTCAATAACAGATCCAGGAGCACAACCAACTTCTGGAACGGCT TTGGTGATACTACTAATTCTTGATTCTTTGGTTTTGGCACCTCAATTAGTCAATGATACTCAAGTCAACCTGACTACACCTCCACCAGGACAATCAGTGAGTTTCAAGGTGGGACAGAAG acaaatgaatacaaaaaagaAGATCCCACCTCTGGATCTTCTTCTGCTGTTTTTGTGTCTCTGCTGGTGACCGGGTTACTGCTTGCTTTCCTAATAATTGCCACATACTACTACAAGTACCATTGCCAAACCAACAGCAAAGGCATGAAACCG GCTGAGGAGTCTTACATGGCTGGCGAGGAGAACCAAGGCAACACTCTTGTGTCTGTGGCCCCGCTAAATCAACCCGAGCCCCAGGAGAAGCCAAGTCTTAACGGAGAGTCACAAGAGGCAGTGAAGGCCCAGACTTCTCCTGCTGCCACCAACGGCCACTCTACTACCAAAACAGCAGACACTGAGCTGTGA